ATTCTTTTTGCAGAACTCTACAGCCTCGTCCAAAGCTTTACCATGTCTGTACGTCCAAAGTATCAATCTAAAACCTTGAGCCTGAAGTTTTTTAAGTGTTTCGAAAGCGAAAATTTTAGTTTTCCCAATTGCAGGATAGGCGTCGTCTACGATAGTTCCGTCGAAATCAACAGCAATTTTTTTATTATTTAACATTTTGTTGCGTTTTTAGCTGGGCAAAGATACTAAATAAATAAAAGTGCCGAAAAACATCCGGCACTTCAATTTATAATTTATTGTTAAAATCTTATTATTTTTTTACCCAGTTAAACTCAAACTGTAAATCTGGAGTAGAAATTCTATCGGTAATTTTTTGTAATCTCGAAGGAAGCTTAATTAGGTACTCCTGAGCTTTCTCTGCTTTTTCAGTAAGACCTGTAACATGCTCAATTTTCCATTCATCAAGAAGATCTTTCATGATGTTGATATAATCCTGACCGGTGTATACCATACATCTTTGTGCTGCATCAGAAAAATGACCCCACAGTTCACCTGCTTTCTGACCAGACTGTCTCATCATATGTGCTGGCATAACGATTTTTTTACGCATCATATCTTCAAATGCCAAAATCATTTCAGAAGGGTCTAATTCTAAAATTTTAGCTACGAAATGCTTGTATGCTTTTGCGTGTCTTGCTTCATCTGCAGCAATTACACCACACATTTTCGCCAGTTTGCCGTTTCCTGTCTGTTTAGCTAAAGTGCCTACTCTTCTGTGCGAAACATTAGTTGCAGTTTCCTGGAAGCTTGTATAAATAAAATTTCTATAAGGATCCATACTGGTTCCGATATCAAAACCATCACTAATTAGATATTGGGTAGTAATTTCCATTTGTCTCATGTTTACTCTACCACATAAGTACAGATATTTTCCAAGTAAATCACCGTGTCTGTTTTCTTCGGCAGTCCAAGATCTTATCCAGCTTGCCCAGGTTGGTCCGCTTTTTTCTTGATCAATTCCTTCAACACTCATTAGCCAAGATTCGTAAGAAGGTAAAGCTTCTTCAGTAATACAATCCCCGATCAATGTTACAAAAAGATCATAAGGCATTTCTTGAGCGAAAGTTTGAATTTCTTCTAAGTCATATTTAAAATCAGAGCTTGAAGGATCTGGTAGATAATCTGAAGGTTGCCAGATTTTCTCAATTGGAGTCAAAAACTTATCGAGAAAAGAACCGACTTCCTTTTCCAAAATACCCATTACTTCTTTTCTTACGAGAGCATTATACA
The sequence above is a segment of the Chryseobacterium turcicum genome. Coding sequences within it:
- a CDS encoding acyl-ACP desaturase; translation: MYNALVRKEVMGILEKEVGSFLDKFLTPIEKIWQPSDYLPDPSSSDFKYDLEEIQTFAQEMPYDLFVTLIGDCITEEALPSYESWLMSVEGIDQEKSGPTWASWIRSWTAEENRHGDLLGKYLYLCGRVNMRQMEITTQYLISDGFDIGTSMDPYRNFIYTSFQETATNVSHRRVGTLAKQTGNGKLAKMCGVIAADEARHAKAYKHFVAKILELDPSEMILAFEDMMRKKIVMPAHMMRQSGQKAGELWGHFSDAAQRCMVYTGQDYINIMKDLLDEWKIEHVTGLTEKAEKAQEYLIKLPSRLQKITDRISTPDLQFEFNWVKK